A portion of the Punica granatum isolate Tunisia-2019 chromosome 7, ASM765513v2, whole genome shotgun sequence genome contains these proteins:
- the LOC116212922 gene encoding CASP-like protein 5B2 produces the protein MQMVVSEVYQEKKDRQMVNIVGGPGTRIGLSFRVGQLVFAAASLYVMVGAKEYKKFIPYSYLVYANGFIILWSFISACLDKYALRQQLDLQGLAAIRFIVPVNLVAWFLSVTAASSSSGILTYIVYDFPVCSVEDLPCFEYGIAVIFAWLSTVCLSFSANATVVILYKKLA, from the exons ATGCAGATGGTTGTTTCAGAGGTttaccaagaaaaaaaagatcggCAGATGGTTAACATTGTGGGCGGACCTGGAACCAGGATTGGGCTATCCTTTAGAGTGGGGCAGCTCGTGTTCGCTGCTGCCTCACTCTATGTCATGGTTGGTGCCAAAGAGTACAAGAAGTTCATACCTTACAG CTACTTAGTGTATGCAAACGGTTTCATTATCCTGTGGAGTTTCATCTCTGCATGCCTCGACAAGTACGCGTTGAGGCAGCAATTGGATCTTCAAGGTCTGGCAGCTATTAGGTTTATAGTTCCGGTTAATTTG gTTGCTTGGTTCCTATCGGTGACTGCGGCAAGCTCCTCTTCAGGGATCCTCACTTATATTGTGTACGACTTCCCAGTGTGCTCAGTTGAGGATCTCCCCTGCTTTGAGTACGGTATTGCTGTGATATTCGCTTGGTTGTCGACGGTCTGTCTGAGCTTCTCGGCCAATGCAACTGTTGTTATACTTTACAAGAAACTTGCTTGA